The Thermothielavioides terrestris NRRL 8126 chromosome 2, complete sequence genome includes a region encoding these proteins:
- a CDS encoding glycosyltransferase family 15 protein (CAZy_ID 269709), which produces MATGSARHVRYVLIACFLLAVFYFVSNSRDISPSLSGQFAGTNTKSGNAPEAQQPVDGSSSSVAKDSPNQAKIKTNYDPSEFPMALKPGDPGWDDLAGIKDGPRMNATFVTLARNSDVWEIAKSIRQVEDRFNRRYNYDWVFLNDQPFDDTFKKVTTSLVSGKTHYGLIPVEHWSFPEWIDRDKAEKVRQDMKEAKIIYGDSVSYRHMCRFESGFFFRQELMMNYDYYWRVEPSIELYCDIHYDPFRFMHENNKKYGFVISLYEYIETIPTLWDSVKKFMKNHPEHIAAGNAMGFLSEDGGETYNKCHFWSNFEIGSLNWLRSKAYIDYFESLDRDGGFFYERWGDAPVHSIAAALMLPKEEIHFFEDIAYYHVPFTHCPTDDKLRTALRCHCNPNENFDWKGYSCTTRWFDINNMEKPEGWEDQKK; this is translated from the exons ATGGCGACCGGGAGCGCTCGCCATGTGCGCTACGTTCTCATAGCCTGCTTT CTCCTGGCCGTTTTCTACTTCGTGTCCAACTCGCGAGACATCTCCCCTTCACTAAGCGGCCAATTCGCCGGCACCAACACCAAGAGCGGAAATGCCCCCGAGGCGCAGCAGCCAGTCGACGGCAGCAGTTCGTCCGTCGCGAAAGACTCGCCGAACCAGGCGAAGATCAAGACGAACTACGACCCCTCGGAGTTTCCCATGGCTCTGAAGCCTGGCGATCCCGGCTGGGACGACCTCGCGGGAATCAAGGACGGCCCTCGGATGAACGCTACCTTCGTGACGCTGGCTCGCAACTCAGATGTGTGGGAGATAGCCAAGTCAATCCGTCAGGTCGAGGACCGCTTCAACCGGCGATACAATTACGACTGGGTGTTCCTCAACGATCAGCCTTTCGACGACACCTTCAAGAAGGTGACGACGTCCCTCGTGTCCGGCAAGACCCACTACGGCCTGATCCCCGTGGAGCACTGGTCCTTTCCGGAGTGGATCGATCGGGACAAGGCCGAGAAGGTCCGCCAGGATATGAAGGAGGCCAAGATCATCTACGGCGATAGCGTCAGCTACCGGCATATGTGCCGCTTTGAGTCAGGCTTCTTTTTCCGCCAGGAACTCATGATGAACTACGACTACTACTGGCGCGTCGAGCCGAGCATCGAGCTGTATTGCGACATCCACTACGACCCGTTCCGGTTCATGCACGAGAACAACAAGAAGTACGGCTTCGTCATCAGTCTCTACGAGTATATCGAGACGATCCCGACGCTGTGGGACAGCGTGAAGAAGTTCATGAAGAACCACCCGGAGCACATTGCAGCCGGCAACGCGATGGGCTTCTTGAGCGAGGATGGCGGTGAGACGTACAACAAATGCCACTTT TGGTCCAACTTCGAGATTGGTAGCCTCAACTGGCTCCGTTCCAAGGCTTACATCGACTACTTCGAGAGTCTCGACCGTGATGGTGGTTTCTTCTACGAGCGCTGGGGCGACGCTCCGGTCCACTCGATCGCTGCTGCCCTTATGCTGCCCAAGGAGGAGATTCACTTCTTCGAAGACATTGCCTACTACCACGTGCCCTTCACACACTGTCCGACGGACGACAAGCTGCGGACGGCGCTCAGGTGCCACTGCAACCCCAACGAGAATTTTGACTGGAAGGGCTATTCTT GCACCACCAGATGGTTTGATATCAACAACATGGAAAAGCCGGAGGGCTGGGAGGACCAGAAGAAATAG